The sequence below is a genomic window from Tachysurus vachellii isolate PV-2020 chromosome 2, HZAU_Pvac_v1, whole genome shotgun sequence.
TTTGAATTGTTCAGCTCAGCAGGAACAAGATACAGGGGGACTATTTAGGGTGTATGAAAAGTCCTGTATTACATTTTCAGTGACTCTGAGCTAAAATCAATGATCTTTGTGGCTCATATATACAGAAAGCAGTGAACTGATTGATATGTTCTTTGTTCCCTGTCCCTTAACATAACCTTCTGTGGCTGAATATCAAACCCTTTTCCTTTACAGGACACTGGGGTGCAGAATGGACTATGAAAGGCCCAACGTTGAAACTATAAAGTGTGTTGTGGTGGGAGACAATGCAGTAGGGAAAACTCGCCTTATCTGTGCCCGAGCCTGTAATACCACTCTGACGCAATACCAGCTGCTGGCCACGCATGTCCCTACAGTCTGGGCTATTGATCAATACCGAGTCTGCCAAGAGGTAAATCTCTTTAACTTCTATGATCACTAAACAAAGATATCAGACAAGTGTAGGAGAATAGAACAACTTGGTTTTATATATGATGAACTTGCACAAACTCGGGCTGCCATGCTGGAAATCTCTGTTCACAGGTATTGGAGCGCTCCAGAGATGTGGTGGATGATGTCAGTGTGTCTCTCAGGCTGTGGGACACCTTTGGAGACCACCACAAGGACAGGCGCTTTGCCTATGGCAGGTAAGGCTAGTTTGAATTTGAACAATATGAAACCATATCCACAGTGTTTCTAAAAGCAAACAGACAAAAGTGGAAGTTAAATCAGATTTATTCTGAAGACACAGCCACGACTATTGATCAATTTTTCCGTTAAATATCAGAGCTCCACTAAAATTGTAGCAGCATCCTGTAATCAGATCCTTTTCGAGATTTATTCAAAACACAGACGGAAAACTGAAACGTTTCATGTAAACAGATCTAAATATGACAAATCTCATGAATTCATCACACTTTATAGAACTTTAATTTAACTCCTATGGCCTTAAGGTTTCTTTTTCCATCACTTTCACTGTtctgatgtattttatttaatttttttggcaTTTTTAACACCTTTTCATATTGGTATAATCCTGAATCCTGAATGAATCCTAGCACTTCATATTGAATCTGCATTACTTGTGTGATGAATCACTGATGAACCTCTAATTGAAGCCACTTTTAAGTAAagtgcatatactgtaaatactgaacACTTGTAATCTTGTAatttggagaaaaaataaatcaaaaaatgaCACGAGATTGTGGACCTATCTAAGAAGTTCTGAGCTTTATATATTCCATATTAAGGTGGAATATATTGCTTCATATCATTTTCCTTTTATTGGGAGAATGTTAAAAATGAGTCAATATGCCTCTTGACAACAGCTGTAAAAAATACTTATCCTATTTAGGGAACAAGTGTTATATTGATATGTTCCAGCAAAAgctcttttgtgtttgttgcgAGTGTGTGGCAGATGGTGCTTGACGGTTTGAGTGCATGCTGACTGGAGAGACTTTCTTGCTTCTGACAGTTGCAAACTCTCATAAGAAAACAGGACAACAGCAGTCACGCTGCTTGAAGTATAAGTCTGTTGACTGAGAGAAAATTTGAAAACGCTTCCTCCTTGATTTGGTGCATCGTTCAGCAAATTCACACCCAAGTGCATACGTGGATGCAGTGGCCTGGCTGCACCATGCTGCGCTCCCTGTCCTTGGGCCAGTTGTCCTCTCAACAGAATTACATTTCCACTCTGTGGCGCCGTATATCCTCTTCCTGCTTCACTGGaacctaaaaataaaacaagtgctGGGGTGATAAACCCAGAGGGCAGCTTCTGGGTGATCGCTGGACCTCAACCTCCTTTATCCTTATTTATGGAATTAAGACCGGAACTGTGGACTTTCAAAGACGTGCAGTTTAGTATTTCTGGATGCTGACATATATCATTCAGAGCTGACAGATATTTAGTTAGGGATCATTTTCCCCTGAATGTCCCCTTGCCATTACTTGCaatgagaaatgaaaagaaagaaagcatgttctgaatgctgattggttTGCAGCTGAATTAAAAATGAGTAAGAAACTGGGATGTAATCCAGAGGTGAATGTAGTTcactattaaaaagaaaatcgaGAAATACAGATTTTAGAAATACAGATAaggttataaaaaaattatgacCTTGTATGTAATGACCAATATTTTCAAAACtgctgtttatatatttatttggatTTGTATATTACTTGGTCAGCCGGTTGTGTGTTAATATGTGCAAAGTACTGGATGGAAGTTCATTTAGGGTTTTGTCATGGGGTTTGGCCGAAGAAGGTCAATAGAGACTATACAGTGTCCAAGATCGACACAGTAGTGTGCAATGCAGAGTTGATAGATTATCAGCTTTTCTTTTGGTCAGACAAGCTGTTTCTCTTCCCCATTAACTTCCTATAAAGGTTTTTTTAGCTTAGCTGCTGTTATGTGAGCTGTGTAATATCCCATAACATTCACATATAGAGCTCATTCCTGATCACATCCTCTGATGTATAATAGTTTTTTTAGTGGAAACAGCCCTAGATAAAAAACCTTACTACAGGATATCTGTTTTTATAGTACTGTTATTTTACAGGGCTGTAGATCTGCTGCAAACGACATACTTTGTGACGAAAGGTTCACACATTCATGATAGACAGTACTGACTGGTTTGGTACAAATGAGGAGAAAACTAATAATTAACTAACAACTATTTTGCCAGGGCCGACGACTAGTACAGAGCATTGTTCTGTGCCTGTTTTTGTTCATAGGGCACCTAGGACCTTAATACGAGTCTGATCATAAGCAAGACGCTGTAAAGTCCACTGCAAGTCCACTGGCTTCTTTATAACTTTCTGCATTTCCAGTTTGACTGTGTGGTGTGATAGCTGCGTCCATCGCTTGCCCTGTCAGCGAGTGCTACGCAATTCCTTTGGTGGACGATGACGAAGGGGTGATCATACATTGTTCACTGTTCTTGTGTGGTTGCCGGTGTTCCTCCTGTCAGCGTAGACAGTGTACTAACCTCACTCCGAGAAGGTATGCCAGCCACGTGTCAATATGTCTGCATGTCCTCCttcttggttttcttttttgtttgtcattttgtttcCCATGATCTAATTGGTCCTTATTGAAGCGTCCCGCAAAAAAAAGCATTGCCGAAGTTGTTGCTGAAGCATTGCTGCATAAGACAAGACGTCTTGAAGGACGTGGGTGTCAACTAAAGCAACCTTTCCCCATCCTGTCCGAAGGTCATTGTCAAGCCTGTACCGAGCCTGCAGGCAGGTCCTTTTTCCTCTGCATGCCAAACAAACATTTCAGGACTGTGGTTTTGCTACAGATACCGCTTGGTACCTTTCATGTACAGCATACTTTGCTGCACATCTGTTAGCATGCCTTGTAAAGTGATGTATTGCCCTTTGTTAGTAAGACAGATATTTATGGTTGAGCAGTTGCTAGagctaatttttttatttttaaggtcTGATGTGGTGGTTCTGTGCTTTTCCATCGCCAACCCCAACTCCCTCTACCACGTAAAGACCATGTGGTACCTGGAGATCAAACACTTCTGCCCACGTACGCCTGTTATTCTAGTTGGGTGTCAACTTGACCTACGCTATGCAGACTTGGAGGCTGTCAACCGAGCTCGACGGCCATTAGCAAGGTATTTGCTTATGTATTAACTTGTAAGATTCTTTGTATAGGATTATTTATATTCCTTATATTTTGTGTCACATatgatttgttgtttttcttaatgAGGTGAAGCAGCTGTATCCAACAAGAGATGTTTGACTTACCAAACGCTATTGCATCATTATCTCATGTCTCAAAACAGGCCTATAAAACCAGGAGATATTTTGCCCCCAGAGAGAGGACGGGAAGTAGCAAAGGAGTTGGGGATTCCATACTATGAGACAAGTGTGTTTGATCAGTTTGGCGTTAAAGACATCTTTGACAATGCTATCCGAGCTGCTCTCATCTCTAGGCGCCACCTTCAGTTCTGGAAGTCCCATCTACGAAAGGTCCAGAAGCCCCTCTTGCAGGCACCATTTCTCCCACCAAAAGCTCCTCCACCACTGATCAAGCTCCCAGAATGTCCCCGCAAAAATCAGGATGGCCCCAGGAAACTGCTGGAGAACCCTCTCTGTGCTGATGTTATGTTCATTGTTCAAGAACACTTCAATGTTTTTGCCCACAAGATCTACCTATCTACCTCATCCTCCAAGTTCTATGACCTGTTCCAGATGGACATCTCTGAAGAGTCCCAGCGCATGGTTGTAACAGAGCTTCACAGGCGAGACCACCTGATGCGAACTCTCAGTCTGGACACAGAAGAAGCCATGGCTGTGCTTTCTAACCTCTCACCTAGTTCCCTACGGGCTTCCAAGAGTGATGGAACTCTGAAGGTAAGGAACTTTAATGCCAAGCACAACCACAATAAGCTGTCCTTGGCAATTTGGTGCAAGGCTTTTCAAAGCATCCACAAAGAATCCGTGGTTAATCCAGTAACAGGAACAGCAGCTGTCATGACTGTGGTGAAGATGGACAACTCCTTCCAGCTGGTTCCATTCAAAGCAGTACTGCGGTTCCTGTACACCGGAGAACTGAATGAAAAGGAGATGGACTTGATGAAGATCGCTCAGATTGCTGAGATCCTAGAAGTTTTTGACCTAAGAATGATGGTTGAGAATATCATGAACAAAGAAGGCTTCATGAATAAGGAAATCACAAAAGCGTTTCATGTGAGAAAAGCCAACAGGATTAAGGAATGTCTTTCCAAGAGCAGCTTCACAGGTAAAAGGCATGATTTAAATACAGATTAATGAATAAGAAACAGAATACCTGCTGACTGTGCTGAAACATCCCGATTCATgcataattataattttataataatcatttggTTGTCAAGATCTTTTGCTCATGGTCTTCTTTTGCAATTCTGGAAGACGTGGTGTTTAGGTTGGATGATGGCACCATCAATGCCCATAAGCCGTTGCTGATCTCCAGCTGTGATTGGATGGCTGCTCTGTTCGGAGGCTCGTTCATAGAGAGTGCAAATAATGAGGTGAGCCTTAAACCAATGCTCGTTGGACTGCCAGCTGTTTCActtttggttttctttgttACAGCTGTAACCAGGCATCGAAGCACATACAGAGCTTCTCTGCTTTTAGAATATACTGAACTTGAAGGCTGGCCTAGTATTTTTTGCTGCTTGTTGCTGTGCTGGGTCAACATACCAGTTTACAATTGGGACATCATTATTTTAGACTCTGTCCTACTTACACTGAGTAAATATTGCACATTTAGATTATACAAGTCATtctacattttgtgtgtgtgtgtgtgtgtgtgtgtgtgtgtgtgtgtgtgtgtgtgtgtgtgtgtgtgtgaacatatcATTTATAACTATGTGCTGCTGGGTTGTCCATTTAATTATGATTGGATTGTTATAGACATTTCCATCTTTTACCCTTATACACATACTGTTTGTAACATTTCTGGCTACGACTGTCCGAAAATCTTGCAACCTCCTCTCGCTGATTTCACATTAAATCATACCACAGCAGCCTCCTTTTATGTGCACTGGGACGTGGACTGCACTGAAAACCCTAAGGCTTTGTCATCCACTACTTTATAACTTCAGCAGTCAAAACAGCCATCAAATGCACAGAACATGAAGAAAAATGTACACTGTCATGAAATATAGATTTGATATTGACAGTGTAAGATATTATGAAGATAATCTAAACaaaaatttttttctgtttgttatttgtAAATCGCTTATATACAAAGattttctaatatatttttttgtttcatttgcacTGGGTCCAATGATGCCATgataatttttgtttgtttttatcacaATATTAAACCATGAACTTATTAAACCATAACCCCACTAGTCTGAGGTCAGCTCGCGTTTGACTCCACTGTGAGAAGGACATCTTCTGAGCTTTGGTATTCCCAGAGTAACATCACTGTGAAAGTCATAGGCTGATATGTGAgcaattaaatcattaataaatgagcAACACACAGATTCCTCATCTTTATACTGTTCTTTAGTTCCATTTTGATGTCAAGTTGAACTTTTTTGAGAACCTAAATAAAAAGGTCTGAGGAAACCCTTTTTAATCTTAATTATGTGGTTTGTTCTGTGAAAACTGGCATATTAAGCTTTCAAGTAGTATTATTTTGTAGACTCTTGGCTTagtttgtcttatttttatGCAGTACACCTACACATAGTGTACTGTGTAAGTATAAAGTTACCCACTGTAGTCCATCTGGGATAAGATTGCTATTCAGCTTCCCATAATCCCTCTGTGAAAAACCTCTTCAGGACCAAATCTAACCAACTGTAATTTGGGTATTAGTCCAGTGGCCTGTTACACACTGTGCATATTTACAGACAACATTAGATGTACCTACATTATTATTCCACCTCGTTTTGGTGTACAGTTAAAGAGTGTACCTTATCTTTATCCTTGTGTAGTGTGCGTTAATCGTTCTCTATCTTCATCAGGTTCCCGCCGCACTGCTTCTCAGTGCTGTTTGGTAGGCAGCCCATCTCAGCCCATTAGTAACCTTGAGGTATTCAAAAACCATGTTGGTGTCAGTCTCTGTGCTGAAAGATCCATGCAAACAGTCTGAGGTGGCCATGTAGTCTGGTCTGGTGAACTGAGCACCAGTGAATAGATCTacactgtaataaaatgttgaGCCTTTCCACAGTCCCTGCTGTTTAGTTCCAGTTTCACTTCATTGTTCATACCACTACCTCTGTTACCCTTTATCATGCCTTTAGAGATGGATTTCCCTTAAAGTAACAATGACAAGGAAACAATGAAATTTTAATACCTTGTTTCTTGGACTTGCATAGTTTAGAtattgaatgatttttttttccccaaacattTTATCCTTAAAATTTTTTCTTAGCAAATTCCACCCACTAACCAGCTCTCTATCATACAACAGCCACTAACTGGGGACAGTGAAGGATAACgtcatcttttcaaactgcaACTCAAGTAACATTACACACTTGGACGAAAGCGCTATCTGCAATCTTcctcatacatgagctcactGAGCTCAGTGTCACTAGTgtgatacagtagtgtagagaCTAATGTCGTTCCTGCTGCCCTGAGAGTAAGGTGTTTGAACCCATGAAGAGATGAGtgtactcagtgtgtgtgtgtgtgtgcactttgttgCCAGGTCTCTTTTCCTAACACCAGCAGGGTGTGTATGCAGGCAGTGTTGGAGTATCTTTATACCAATCAGCTGTCACCCATGGCTGATTTGGACCCAATGGAATTAATTGCTCTGGCAAACAGACTGTGCCTTCCCCGCCTCATCGCCCTGACAGGTGcacccttcatctctctctctctctctctctctctctctttctttctctctctctatctctctttctccttctttcttttgtatacacacacacacacacacacagagtagaaATTTGGATCAAACTATCATTTTGCTTCCCCTGTTCagtgttgcttagcaacaagaAATGTCAAggctctggaaaaaaaagagctaTTCCACAGACCATAGATTGTAGGTTGTCTAGTTAATGTCTTCAGCCTCcatgtaaaacagaaaaagtcaTCTAATGCTCACATATAGGCAAAGGTTTTGTGGAAGGGTGCCTAGACTTCGGTCAGCAAAACTTCCTGATTTAGACTCGTCAATTTACACTGTTTCTAATGCTTTGCCAAGATGGTTAGCAATCTGAGCTCTGATTTAAAACACTATCCTTGTCCAACAGAGCAATATGCTGTGAGTGAGCTGGTAAAAGCGTCTAGGGATTTCCAAGACATAGACGGAGAGGTTCTCAACTACCTGGAGTTTGCTCAGGTATTTATTACCTGTTCCATAAGATCCGTCCTCATcagctgtgtttattatatgATGTTCACTGACATTTGtccttttttcctcacagtTTCATAATGCCAACCAACTTACTGCTTGGTGTTTGCATCACATATGCACTCACTATAATAACATCTGTGCCAATTATCGCAAAGAGATCAAGTCCAAATCACAAGGTAAGGTCAGGACGATGAAACACTGAAAATGATAATGTGCTGTGTGTAAAAtacatggtgtgtgtatttatttatacattcacCATCCACTTTAATGCGAACATCTCTATGATTTAGTTACTATATCCTTCACCTACTATATCCTGGCACCAATctggtcattttcctctgatTTCTCACaagatgtgttttgttttattaccaTTTGGTGTAATGCAGTGAAACTCAATCCAACACCATTTGTAGGACATGTAAGTTGCAGTAAAATCATAAACAGTTTCAGGGGTAAATAAACTGCCAACACAGCAAGTAGAAATGGTTCGCTGTCTGAGGGAAGCTCATACGATCTGAAGGAAACtaatctcaatctagcctccaGCCATGTTTGTGTTCCTTCTCCTTCAGACAGCGTTAACATCCACCTCGCTGTCGAACGCATTTCTCACTTAACAAACTAAAAACACTCACATTCTCAATATGAGTCTTAACTCGGCTCACAGTTTAATTAGACAtacagctagctaacattagctaaaaACCATAATTTTGTGTCAGCTGTATTCACAGTGATGAGGTGAAAAGTCTTTCCAGGACAAAGGTGATAATAAAACCAGTGTAAATCATAGAATAAATGCAGCTACCTGTTTAATGTGAAAACAACTCAGTCTGAAGTCTCAAAATATGACATTCATATGAACATCTTAACCTTCCTATtttccctgggtctttttgaccctgttggaagattttaatgtgtcataacttgggtttccttccacatatttgcctgaaatttagcaGGATTGTTACAAATTATGtactttgcaagcaaaattaatatATTGTTCTGAACACATATACTTTGCGTTTTTGAAcagcttgggtcattttgactcggccacatttagtggggcaataggtcacacttttgcccttttcagcgcaatgaacatacatacagacacaaaaatgcacacataaaatgtccactaacacacgcacccaaaacacacactcacacatgcacgcgcacacacacaaacacacacacaaattgggcattgcatttcattaggcctccagaaaagaaaaaaaaagccagacatttgtaaatatttcactcttttgatatgccttcacctagcagagggcaaaatatgatctattttgcattgggcattgcaattcagttggcctccagacaaaacaaaagctacacatttgtaaacattacacacacacacgcgcgcacacacactcatacaaacacatgcacacacatgcacacacaaacacacacatattgggcattgcatttcattaggcctccagaaaaaaaaagctacacatttgtaaatatttctcacttttgatatacctttgcctagcagagggcaaaatatgatctaccgaaatgatgctacacacacacacacacacacacacacacacacacaagcactgggcatagcaattcattaggcctccagaaacaaaagctactcatttgtaaatatttcacacttgttagatgcatttgtccaactgggggcaaaatcttctcttctcttcttcttctaccgaCAATCTTAAACGGAGACTTAAAACTTCTTAAAACggagttttattcacatgaaattatggcatgtttttgtgtttgtgtaagtgtgtgtgtgtgtgtgtgtgtgtgtagcctgttgttggttgatcagatgacatcaggtgcgcaaaatacatattacaagtgtaaaatagatattacacacagaatggtaataattgtagaatttttgatttataagcattcaagtcaatttggcctgtaaaaaaacaggttttattatttgctgacattaaaaatcgtcaaaatggtttcaaaacaatctcctgcccttgaaatataacAGCCtttaattgtgcatcaacttttgtgcctctatagtgaaaataattcaaaatttcagttttttgtttttttttttttttactaaaaaattagccatttttgtatataaataaggtttattataccaaatatatatatatttttttttgcaaaatatatgttaatatgtcggaaacaagtta
It includes:
- the rhobtb1 gene encoding rho-related BTB domain-containing protein 1, which encodes MDYERPNVETIKCVVVGDNAVGKTRLICARACNTTLTQYQLLATHVPTVWAIDQYRVCQEVLERSRDVVDDVSVSLRLWDTFGDHHKDRRFAYGRSDVVVLCFSIANPNSLYHVKTMWYLEIKHFCPRTPVILVGCQLDLRYADLEAVNRARRPLARPIKPGDILPPERGREVAKELGIPYYETSVFDQFGVKDIFDNAIRAALISRRHLQFWKSHLRKVQKPLLQAPFLPPKAPPPLIKLPECPRKNQDGPRKLLENPLCADVMFIVQEHFNVFAHKIYLSTSSSKFYDLFQMDISEESQRMVVTELHRRDHLMRTLSLDTEEAMAVLSNLSPSSLRASKSDGTLKVRNFNAKHNHNKLSLAIWCKAFQSIHKESVVNPVTGTAAVMTVVKMDNSFQLVPFKAVLRFLYTGELNEKEMDLMKIAQIAEILEVFDLRMMVENIMNKEGFMNKEITKAFHVRKANRIKECLSKSSFTDVVFRLDDGTINAHKPLLISSCDWMAALFGGSFIESANNEVSFPNTSRVCMQAVLEYLYTNQLSPMADLDPMELIALANRLCLPRLIALTEQYAVSELVKASRDFQDIDGEVLNYLEFAQFHNANQLTAWCLHHICTHYNNICANYRKEIKSKSQENQEYFEKHRWPPVWYLKEEDHYQRVRKEREKEDVVLNKHLSRRRWCFWSSSPAVA